A DNA window from Mariprofundus aestuarium contains the following coding sequences:
- a CDS encoding diguanylate cyclase domain-containing protein, protein MTYSNIEKTGADRTFAPHSIMVLLVDDQPMIAETIRRMLDGEDDIDFHYCLDAEEALNMVAAIHPTLILQDLIMPQVDGLDLVSQYRSHPECKEIPIVVLSAREDPNVKAEAFARGANDYVVKLPDRVELLARIRYHSQWYIHKRQRDEAYRSLQESQRQMESMNLKLMHLSTHDSLTNIPNRYHFDQMFSGEWSRSGRDKTPVSIIMIDIDEFKKYNDALGHPAGDKCLAAVANVLSNILKRPADLVARYGGEEFVVLLPGTGAEGAKSIAEKMASEVEALRVPHPGSSVSDHITISLGVATSVADKSGRPDRLLHDADEALYVAKKGGRNQIRMAK, encoded by the coding sequence ATGACCTACAGTAATATCGAAAAAACTGGAGCTGATAGAACGTTTGCGCCGCACTCTATTATGGTGTTGCTGGTTGATGATCAACCAATGATTGCCGAGACCATTCGTCGCATGCTTGATGGTGAGGATGATATCGATTTTCATTACTGTTTAGATGCCGAAGAGGCGTTGAATATGGTTGCCGCAATTCATCCGACGCTAATTCTTCAGGATTTGATCATGCCGCAGGTGGATGGGCTTGATTTGGTGAGCCAGTACCGCAGTCATCCTGAATGCAAAGAGATCCCAATTGTTGTGCTTTCTGCCAGAGAGGACCCCAATGTCAAAGCAGAGGCTTTTGCTCGGGGCGCTAATGATTATGTGGTTAAGCTTCCGGATAGAGTTGAGCTGCTCGCCCGGATTCGCTATCACTCACAATGGTATATTCACAAACGCCAGCGGGATGAGGCATACCGCTCTCTTCAGGAAAGCCAGAGGCAGATGGAGAGCATGAACCTGAAGCTGATGCATCTCTCCACACATGACAGCCTGACCAATATTCCCAATCGCTATCATTTTGATCAGATGTTCAGTGGTGAATGGAGTCGCTCTGGGCGCGACAAAACACCTGTTTCCATTATCATGATAGATATTGACGAGTTCAAAAAATATAACGATGCGCTGGGTCATCCAGCTGGAGATAAGTGCCTTGCGGCAGTGGCAAATGTGTTGTCTAATATTTTGAAGCGACCTGCCGATCTTGTTGCCCGCTACGGGGGAGAGGAGTTTGTGGTTCTTCTGCCGGGCACGGGTGCCGAAGGGGCAAAAAGCATTGCTGAGAAGATGGCGTCCGAGGTGGAGGCGTTGAGGGTGCCGCATCCCGGTTCATCTGTATCAGACCATATCACCATCAGCCTTGGGGTTGCCACCTCTGTCGCAGACAAGTCAGGGCGACCGGATCGTCTGTTACATGACGCAGATGAGGCGCTGTATGTTGCCAAGAAAGGTGGCCGCAATCAGATCAGGATGGCGAAATAG
- the ftsL gene encoding cell division protein FtsL — protein sequence MASFLKPWLLVPVLAGLLAAGQIWLSHLRYELSLETQALSAEKQIVQGESSKLRLELASMTRPERLRKLAQQKLGMAPPRPEQVVHP from the coding sequence ATGGCCTCCTTTCTGAAACCGTGGTTGCTGGTGCCGGTCCTGGCTGGGCTACTGGCCGCTGGCCAGATATGGCTCTCCCATCTGCGTTATGAATTGTCGCTGGAGACGCAGGCGTTGAGTGCCGAGAAGCAGATTGTACAGGGCGAGTCCAGCAAGCTCAGGCTTGAACTTGCCAGCATGACCCGTCCTGAGCGCTTGCGTAAGCTGGCGCAACAGAAGCTGGGCATGGCGCCGCCCCGCCCTGAACAGGTGGTGCATCCGTGA
- a CDS encoding diguanylate cyclase, with translation MADQKINAGIGVPAKAPFRVLLVDDQAIIFEAVRRMLSAANDIELHYCGEGAKALQMASEVKPDVILQDLIMPDVDGLMLVKFYRANAATTEIPVVVLSSKEEAKTKAEAFHCGANDYLVKLPDQIEMLARLRYHAKTHKTLLERNAAVEELKRISLTDGLTKINNRRHFDMTLLGEFKRARREKSSLAVVMLDVDHFKQFNDNYGHQAGDECLVQVAEALQSSISRPADMVARYGGEEFVAILPDTSREGMLHVAEKIRQAVFNLQIPHEYSSVESVVTVSLGVAQMMPAPEAEDSQVELLIKLADQGLYEAKESGRNRIAGVN, from the coding sequence GTGGCAGACCAGAAGATAAATGCGGGTATAGGTGTGCCAGCCAAGGCACCTTTCCGGGTGCTGCTGGTGGATGATCAGGCCATTATATTTGAAGCCGTACGTCGCATGCTCTCAGCTGCCAATGATATTGAGTTGCACTATTGTGGAGAAGGTGCAAAAGCCTTGCAGATGGCGAGTGAGGTCAAACCTGATGTCATCCTGCAGGATCTAATCATGCCTGATGTGGATGGCCTGATGCTTGTGAAATTCTACCGTGCCAATGCGGCGACAACCGAGATTCCGGTTGTCGTGCTCTCCTCCAAGGAGGAGGCCAAAACCAAAGCTGAAGCCTTTCATTGTGGCGCCAACGATTATCTGGTTAAGCTGCCGGACCAGATCGAAATGCTGGCCCGCCTGCGTTACCATGCCAAAACCCATAAAACGCTGTTGGAACGAAATGCTGCTGTAGAGGAGTTAAAGCGAATCTCGCTTACTGATGGGCTCACTAAGATTAACAACCGCCGCCATTTCGACATGACGCTGCTCGGAGAATTCAAGCGTGCCAGGCGTGAAAAGTCGTCACTCGCAGTGGTGATGCTGGATGTGGATCACTTTAAGCAGTTTAACGATAATTACGGCCATCAGGCTGGCGATGAGTGCCTGGTACAGGTGGCTGAGGCTCTGCAGTCTTCAATCAGTCGGCCTGCAGATATGGTTGCCCGATATGGCGGTGAAGAGTTTGTCGCGATCCTGCCGGATACCAGTCGCGAAGGTATGCTTCATGTTGCTGAAAAAATCCGCCAAGCTGTCTTTAATCTGCAGATACCGCATGAGTATTCATCTGTGGAGAGTGTCGTTACGGTAAGTCTTGGTGTTGCCCAGATGATGCCGGCTCCTGAAGCAGAAGATTCGCAGGTGGAATTACTGATCAAGCTCGCCGATCAGGGGCTTTATGAGGCCAAAGAGTCAGGTCGCAACCGTATAGCTGGGGTGAATTAA
- the rsmH gene encoding 16S rRNA (cytosine(1402)-N(4))-methyltransferase RsmH, producing MKLIWRSPRISSSASDVGGDKSYAEHIPVLRDAFIDALFTDPDGYYVDCTFGRGGHSRELLAKLSENGRLLAIDRDPEAIAEGERLAEEDGRFSIVHADFARLGEALDEKGWHQVTGVGFDLGVSSPQVDNAERGFSFQKNGPLDMRMDSSSGQPLSQMLERVSERELADIIYRFGDERYSRRIAKSILNAKHEGKLNSTSDLENACFHATPKQARHGGAHPATRTFQALRIWVNEEMDQIDVGVNAAMEHLKPGGRLAVISFHSGEDRRIRDLIEAQVHPCKCPPQMPMCVCGKIPSMRWLQKKPVRPSDAEVAINPRSRSSLMRIAERISEAEGRKLAGYSGGSL from the coding sequence TTGAAGCTGATTTGGCGCTCGCCCAGAATTTCGAGCTCGGCCTCTGATGTGGGCGGCGATAAAAGCTATGCCGAACACATTCCTGTCCTGCGCGACGCCTTCATTGATGCGCTGTTCACCGACCCCGACGGGTATTATGTGGACTGCACCTTCGGGCGCGGAGGGCACAGTCGCGAGTTGCTTGCGAAGCTTTCCGAAAATGGGCGGCTGCTTGCCATCGATCGCGACCCTGAAGCTATTGCCGAGGGGGAGAGACTTGCTGAAGAAGATGGCCGCTTCTCAATTGTGCACGCAGATTTTGCCCGCCTTGGCGAAGCCCTTGACGAAAAGGGGTGGCATCAGGTGACAGGCGTTGGCTTCGATCTCGGCGTCTCATCGCCGCAGGTGGACAATGCTGAGCGCGGGTTTTCATTTCAAAAGAATGGTCCGCTGGATATGCGCATGGATTCATCCTCAGGACAGCCATTGTCGCAAATGCTGGAGCGTGTTTCCGAACGCGAACTGGCCGACATCATTTATCGTTTCGGTGATGAGCGTTACTCCCGCCGCATTGCCAAATCCATCCTTAATGCAAAACATGAGGGGAAGTTGAATTCAACCTCCGATCTGGAGAATGCCTGCTTCCACGCCACGCCAAAACAGGCGCGTCATGGCGGCGCACACCCTGCTACGCGCACCTTTCAGGCGCTGCGCATCTGGGTGAATGAAGAGATGGATCAGATCGATGTCGGCGTAAACGCGGCCATGGAGCACCTGAAGCCCGGCGGAAGACTGGCAGTGATCTCATTTCACTCCGGCGAAGACCGCCGCATTCGCGACCTGATTGAGGCGCAGGTACACCCGTGCAAATGTCCGCCACAGATGCCTATGTGCGTATGTGGCAAGATCCCTTCCATGCGCTGGTTGCAGAAGAAGCCTGTTCGTCCCAGTGATGCGGAGGTTGCCATTAACCCGCGCAGCCGCTCATCGCTGATGCGTATTGCCGAGCGCATATCCGAGGCCGAAGGTAGAAAGCTGGCAGGCTACAGTGGAGGTTCCCTCTAA
- a CDS encoding chemotaxis response regulator protein-glutamate methylesterase translates to MRIGIVNDMPMALELLRRIISKMPEHEVAWFALDGEAAILKCSKDRPDLILMDLIMPGINGVETTRRIMQETPCAIMVVTASVEANQALAFEALSAGAIDVVKTPVASIEEEFAPFQKKIYNISRIVGNGETAAESNINSRESAVSNKAEEVSEALLIGIGASTGGPAAVVEVLKSLPASFPAALVVVVHVDEEFAPGMAEWMNSQINLPVHLVREGERPKAGEVLFAATNEHLVLNHYQKLHYTPEPVSCHYRPSVDAFFSSLTRNWRGGAIGVLLTGMGRDGAQGLKSMRENGWQTIAQDEGSSAIYGMPKAAAMIGAASKILSLENIGPELIRMTKKL, encoded by the coding sequence ATGAGAATTGGCATCGTAAATGATATGCCCATGGCCTTGGAGCTGTTACGGCGAATCATATCCAAAATGCCCGAGCATGAGGTTGCCTGGTTCGCTTTGGACGGCGAAGCGGCGATATTGAAATGCAGCAAGGACAGGCCGGACCTGATATTGATGGATTTGATCATGCCCGGCATCAACGGCGTGGAAACAACGCGTCGAATCATGCAGGAAACCCCATGTGCAATCATGGTGGTCACAGCATCGGTTGAAGCTAACCAGGCGCTGGCCTTTGAGGCGCTCTCTGCAGGTGCTATTGATGTGGTCAAAACGCCGGTAGCCTCTATAGAGGAGGAGTTCGCTCCTTTTCAGAAAAAAATATACAACATCAGTCGAATTGTTGGTAATGGTGAGACGGCTGCTGAGAGCAATATTAACAGTAGAGAATCGGCTGTCAGCAACAAGGCTGAAGAGGTATCGGAGGCGCTATTAATTGGTATCGGTGCCTCAACGGGGGGGCCGGCTGCCGTGGTTGAAGTGCTCAAGTCTTTGCCGGCATCATTTCCGGCGGCTCTGGTTGTCGTCGTTCATGTGGATGAAGAGTTTGCTCCCGGCATGGCTGAATGGATGAATAGTCAGATCAACCTGCCAGTCCATCTGGTGCGGGAAGGGGAGCGTCCCAAGGCTGGGGAGGTCTTGTTTGCTGCGACCAATGAGCACCTAGTGTTGAATCATTATCAAAAGTTGCACTACACTCCTGAGCCAGTGAGCTGCCACTATCGGCCATCTGTGGATGCCTTCTTTTCCAGCCTTACCCGGAACTGGAGGGGCGGTGCGATAGGCGTTTTGTTGACCGGTATGGGGCGCGATGGGGCGCAAGGCTTGAAAAGTATGCGTGAGAATGGCTGGCAGACCATTGCTCAGGATGAGGGAAGTTCCGCTATTTATGGCATGCCCAAGGCTGCCGCTATGATTGGTGCAGCCAGCAAAATTCTCTCATTAGAGAATATTGGCCCTGAGCTGATTCGCATGACCAAGAAGCTATGA
- a CDS encoding YchJ family protein, protein MGTDKTCPCGSGRSFASCCEPTILGAVAVTPEALMRSRYSAYVLGYWDYLHESWHPKTRPSRVSPTSTDWLGLTIVKTTSSTVEFIAGFREDSKVMVLHETSRFEQVDGNWRYLDGDCDVSEAGRNSSCPCGSGVKTKRCCGRP, encoded by the coding sequence ATGGGGACAGATAAAACCTGCCCCTGCGGCAGCGGAAGGTCGTTCGCCAGCTGCTGCGAGCCGACCATTCTAGGGGCAGTTGCAGTGACCCCCGAAGCATTGATGCGCTCGCGCTACTCGGCCTATGTGCTGGGCTACTGGGACTACCTGCATGAGAGCTGGCATCCAAAGACACGTCCATCGCGCGTTTCACCAACCAGCACCGACTGGCTGGGGCTTACTATCGTTAAAACCACCTCCAGCACTGTTGAGTTCATCGCCGGGTTCCGCGAAGACTCGAAGGTCATGGTGCTGCACGAAACCAGCCGTTTCGAACAGGTTGACGGCAACTGGCGTTACCTCGACGGGGATTGTGATGTCAGCGAAGCCGGCCGCAATAGCTCCTGCCCCTGCGGCAGCGGAGTGAAAACCAAGCGCTGCTGCGGCAGACCTTAA
- a CDS encoding YcgN family cysteine cluster protein, whose protein sequence is MFWKEKALAEMSDDEWESLCDGCGRCCVWKFEDEDSGEILYTDIRCHLFNDATCRCTDYPQRTAIVPDCMDIRKLSDAQYAWLPESCAYRRLHEGKPLFDWHPLISDSKDSVHKAGISLQKKTVNGENFTEEDIVRHIIDPDDTDGDR, encoded by the coding sequence ATGTTCTGGAAAGAAAAAGCACTGGCAGAGATGTCTGATGATGAGTGGGAAAGTCTCTGCGACGGCTGTGGCCGCTGCTGTGTGTGGAAATTTGAGGATGAAGATAGCGGAGAAATCCTCTACACCGACATCCGCTGCCACCTGTTTAATGATGCAACCTGTCGCTGCACTGACTACCCGCAACGCACAGCTATCGTCCCCGACTGCATGGATATCCGCAAACTCTCAGACGCACAGTATGCATGGTTGCCTGAGAGCTGTGCCTATCGCCGGCTTCATGAAGGTAAACCGCTATTCGACTGGCACCCCCTGATTTCAGACAGCAAGGACTCCGTACACAAGGCTGGAATTTCACTGCAGAAGAAAACTGTAAACGGCGAAAACTTCACTGAGGAAGATATTGTGCGCCACATTATCGATCCGGATGACACTGATGGGGACAGATAA
- the mraZ gene encoding division/cell wall cluster transcriptional repressor MraZ, whose protein sequence is MFQGEFSNNMDDKGRVSIPAAFRDALKSCHAEESIIITRTPHSRCLVAYPIREWKRLQTRINATPSSEALRAYKRIVISSAQEFSPDRQGRVLLSAALREYASLDRAVQFAGAGETFEIWDKGSWDRQLEADLALAQNFELGL, encoded by the coding sequence ATGTTTCAGGGCGAGTTCAGCAACAATATGGACGACAAAGGGCGCGTAAGCATCCCTGCCGCTTTCCGTGATGCGCTGAAGAGCTGTCATGCCGAAGAGTCGATTATCATTACCCGTACGCCGCACTCACGCTGCCTGGTCGCATATCCGATACGTGAGTGGAAGCGACTTCAGACCCGTATCAACGCCACTCCTTCTAGCGAAGCACTGCGCGCCTATAAGCGCATCGTAATCAGTTCCGCACAGGAGTTTTCTCCAGACCGTCAGGGGCGCGTGCTTCTTTCTGCGGCCCTGCGTGAATATGCCTCTCTTGACCGTGCTGTTCAGTTTGCGGGTGCGGGTGAGACTTTCGAAATTTGGGACAAGGGCAGCTGGGACAGACAGCTTGAAGCTGATTTGGCGCTCGCCCAGAATTTCGAGCTCGGCCTCTGA
- a CDS encoding YgiQ family radical SAM protein, whose translation MTMAELEQLGWDSCDIIIVTGDAYIDHPSFGMAVIGRVLEAQGFRVGIISQPDWKSADAFRTLGKPNLFFGVTAGNMDSMVNHYTSERRIRSDDAYTPGGIAGKRPDRAVTVYAQRCREAFKGVPVIIGSIEASLRRIAHYDYWSDTVRRSVLPDSKADLLVYGNGERQIIEIAHRVAAGESIRELSDIRGTATMCREIPSGWTELDSTEVDTPGALIEHPDPYAMKGAQDTSTCATTAGEKKTETTIPLSHIRLNRAKTVIRLPSYEAVKGDPVLYAHASRLMHLETNPGNARALVQRHGERDVWINPPPIPLATDEIDSVFDLPYSRLPHPSYGNAHIPANEMIKYSVNIMRGCFGGCTFCSITEHEGRIIQSRSEGSILREIENIRDKTPGFAGTISDLGGPTANMYRLACSSREIEAACRKPSCVFPGICKNLNTDHAPLIKLYRKARSLHGIKRIFIASGLRYDLAVESPEYIEELVTHHVGGYLKIAPEHTEDGPLNKMMKPGIGSFDRFQKLFERYSKKAGKKQFLIPYFIAAHPGTTDEDMLNLALWLKRNSFRPDQVQAFLPSPMSTASAMYHSGRNPLRKIGRGSERVFSPRRKKQRDLHKAFLRYHDPVNWPLLRDTLKKMGRSDLIGNGPDQLIPDSSMGRPGHGRKSPSSPRRHQRRGPAKR comes from the coding sequence ATGACAATGGCTGAGTTGGAACAGCTTGGCTGGGATAGCTGCGATATCATTATTGTTACTGGTGACGCCTATATCGACCACCCCAGCTTCGGCATGGCTGTCATTGGCCGCGTGCTCGAAGCGCAGGGATTCCGGGTTGGCATTATCTCACAACCCGACTGGAAGTCTGCGGACGCTTTCCGAACCCTCGGAAAACCCAATCTCTTTTTTGGTGTTACCGCAGGAAATATGGACTCGATGGTCAACCACTACACCTCCGAACGGCGCATCCGATCCGATGATGCCTATACGCCAGGCGGCATTGCAGGCAAACGCCCGGACCGCGCAGTTACGGTTTATGCACAACGATGTCGCGAGGCATTTAAAGGGGTACCGGTAATTATCGGTAGCATCGAAGCATCACTGCGGCGTATTGCCCACTACGACTACTGGTCCGATACAGTACGCCGTTCGGTACTTCCCGACTCCAAAGCTGACCTGCTGGTTTACGGTAATGGAGAGCGCCAGATTATTGAGATCGCCCACAGAGTGGCTGCTGGTGAGTCAATCAGGGAACTCTCCGACATCCGCGGAACGGCAACTATGTGCCGCGAAATCCCATCAGGCTGGACGGAGCTTGACTCAACCGAAGTGGATACCCCGGGCGCTCTGATCGAACACCCTGACCCATATGCAATGAAAGGCGCTCAGGACACATCGACGTGTGCGACAACAGCGGGCGAGAAGAAGACTGAAACCACCATCCCCCTTTCCCATATCAGATTGAACAGAGCGAAAACTGTCATTCGACTCCCCTCCTATGAGGCGGTAAAAGGCGATCCCGTCCTCTATGCCCACGCTTCACGCCTGATGCACCTGGAGACCAACCCCGGCAATGCAAGGGCACTGGTACAGCGGCATGGCGAGCGCGATGTCTGGATCAATCCTCCTCCCATCCCGCTGGCAACAGATGAGATCGACTCCGTATTCGACCTTCCCTATTCACGCCTGCCACACCCATCTTACGGTAATGCACATATCCCGGCCAATGAGATGATCAAGTACTCGGTGAACATCATGCGTGGCTGTTTTGGCGGCTGCACCTTCTGCTCCATTACCGAACATGAAGGTCGTATCATCCAGAGTCGCTCGGAGGGCTCAATTCTCAGAGAGATCGAAAATATCCGCGATAAAACACCGGGATTTGCAGGCACGATATCCGACCTCGGAGGACCTACTGCGAACATGTACAGACTGGCCTGCAGCTCTCGCGAGATTGAAGCTGCCTGCCGCAAACCATCGTGCGTATTTCCCGGCATCTGTAAAAACCTGAACACCGACCATGCGCCATTGATTAAGCTGTATCGCAAGGCGCGCTCGCTTCACGGCATCAAACGCATCTTTATCGCTTCAGGACTGCGCTATGACCTGGCGGTGGAGTCACCGGAATATATCGAGGAACTGGTAACCCACCATGTCGGCGGCTATCTAAAAATCGCGCCCGAGCACACCGAAGATGGCCCTCTAAATAAAATGATGAAACCCGGTATCGGTAGCTTTGATCGCTTCCAAAAATTATTTGAGCGCTACTCGAAGAAGGCGGGCAAAAAGCAGTTCCTCATCCCCTACTTTATTGCAGCCCATCCCGGAACAACCGATGAGGACATGCTCAACCTGGCTCTATGGCTGAAGCGCAACAGCTTCAGGCCCGACCAGGTACAGGCCTTCCTGCCATCGCCAATGTCTACGGCAAGTGCAATGTATCATTCCGGCCGTAACCCGCTGCGTAAGATCGGCAGGGGATCAGAACGGGTATTCAGCCCCAGGCGGAAAAAACAGCGCGACCTACATAAGGCATTCCTCAGGTATCACGACCCGGTCAACTGGCCGCTGCTTCGCGACACTCTTAAGAAGATGGGCCGCAGCGACCTGATCGGCAACGGCCCGGATCAACTGATTCCTGACTCATCAATGGGCAGGCCGGGCCACGGGAGAAAATCGCCCTCAAGCCCTCGACGCCATCAAAGAAGAGGCCCTGCAAAACGGTAA
- a CDS encoding HD domain-containing phosphohydrolase: protein MRPFRTLDRLGFYKAIVIVTSAYWGAETLIHRYIQQDTWQEALLPSDLDSLLMRLSTLFLIGIFAYYGQRTIARLRRAMGVKQWRNHREELILNSTAEGVFGIDLKGRHTFVNPAATEMLGYSGDELIGRDSHITWHHSHPDGSHYDERDCPFYQGQQSARPHRGEDYFWRHDSTGFPVRYTSTPIYSREKRLTGSVITFSDITEKKRQEQLLRANKEITEAFLKYRGADIYDKVLVVILRMMNSKSGAFGYIDEAGDLVVPSMTHGLWVGYQLRGNTHVFPKEEWRNHAWAAAIREKKESFSNNPSSKEAEGVFPISRHATMPIVYQEKVIGLIQVANKEGDYRESHIEMLQSIADHTAPILYGIQDRDRKQKQLEDSLVKQAVLLEDTVVAISKAVEARDPYTAGHQRRVADISVAIAESMGLEDEQIRNIRLGAMIHDIGKIQTPAEILNKPTRLTEQEFALIQCHSQVGYEILSKSKVPETILDIIHHHHERMDGSGYPDGLIASQISLEAKIISVADVFEAMSSHRPYRPAKGVEKALEELKQNKNLLYDELVVDTLIALVDDDHPCCDS from the coding sequence ATGAGGCCATTTCGAACATTAGACCGACTGGGTTTCTACAAAGCCATTGTCATCGTCACCTCGGCTTACTGGGGAGCCGAAACCCTCATTCACCGATATATTCAACAGGATACGTGGCAGGAAGCACTCCTCCCCTCAGATCTCGACAGCCTGCTCATGCGCCTCTCCACGCTCTTCCTAATCGGCATATTCGCCTACTACGGCCAGCGCACCATCGCCCGACTGAGGCGGGCGATGGGCGTCAAACAGTGGCGCAACCATCGCGAAGAGTTGATCCTCAACTCTACCGCTGAAGGGGTATTCGGCATCGACCTCAAAGGCAGGCACACCTTTGTAAATCCTGCTGCAACGGAAATGCTCGGCTACTCTGGTGACGAACTGATCGGCCGCGATAGCCATATCACCTGGCACCACTCACATCCGGATGGCTCCCACTATGATGAACGTGACTGCCCGTTCTATCAGGGCCAGCAGAGTGCGCGACCTCATCGGGGCGAGGACTATTTCTGGAGACATGACAGTACAGGGTTCCCTGTTCGCTACACCAGCACCCCGATCTACAGCAGGGAGAAGCGACTGACCGGATCGGTTATTACCTTCTCGGATATCACCGAGAAAAAAAGGCAGGAGCAGCTACTTAGGGCCAACAAAGAGATCACCGAGGCATTCCTGAAATACCGTGGTGCAGACATCTACGACAAGGTACTGGTTGTTATCCTGCGTATGATGAACAGTAAATCTGGCGCATTCGGTTATATCGACGAAGCTGGGGATCTTGTCGTCCCCAGCATGACTCACGGACTCTGGGTGGGATATCAACTGCGCGGCAACACCCACGTATTCCCAAAAGAGGAGTGGCGTAATCACGCCTGGGCAGCCGCCATCAGGGAGAAGAAGGAGAGCTTCAGCAACAACCCCTCCAGCAAAGAGGCGGAAGGGGTGTTCCCCATCAGCCGACACGCCACCATGCCGATTGTCTACCAGGAGAAGGTGATCGGTCTGATACAGGTCGCCAACAAAGAGGGCGACTACCGGGAAAGCCACATTGAAATGCTACAGAGCATTGCCGATCACACAGCACCGATCCTCTATGGCATACAAGACCGGGACCGCAAGCAGAAGCAGCTTGAGGATTCGCTTGTCAAACAGGCAGTGCTTCTCGAAGACACAGTCGTGGCGATCTCTAAAGCCGTGGAGGCCCGCGACCCCTATACGGCAGGCCACCAGCGCCGGGTAGCCGACATCAGTGTCGCCATCGCTGAATCCATGGGGCTGGAAGATGAGCAGATCAGGAATATCCGGCTTGGAGCAATGATTCACGACATTGGAAAAATCCAGACGCCAGCAGAGATACTCAACAAACCCACCAGGCTCACTGAACAGGAGTTTGCCCTGATCCAGTGCCACTCCCAGGTGGGCTACGAGATATTGAGCAAGTCGAAGGTGCCGGAGACAATTCTGGATATCATCCACCACCATCATGAGCGCATGGACGGTTCGGGCTATCCGGATGGATTGATAGCGAGCCAGATCAGCCTGGAAGCAAAAATAATTTCCGTCGCCGATGTTTTTGAGGCGATGTCATCCCATCGCCCATACAGGCCCGCTAAAGGCGTGGAAAAGGCGCTTGAAGAGCTAAAACAGAACAAAAACCTGCTTTACGATGAACTCGTGGTCGACACACTGATTGCACTGGTTGACGACGATCACCCCTGCTGTGACAGCTAA